From a single Spirochaetaceae bacterium genomic region:
- a CDS encoding ribbon-helix-helix domain-containing protein, with the protein MKLSISLPERDVELLDEYVRTRRVKSRSAAVQRAVDLLRAVDLADDYAAAWAEWDAAGDESAWDRTTRDGLAT; encoded by the coding sequence ATGAAACTGAGTATCAGCCTGCCGGAGCGGGACGTGGAGCTGCTCGACGAGTACGTGCGTACGCGACGCGTGAAGTCGCGTTCGGCGGCGGTGCAGCGGGCCGTCGACCTGCTGCGGGCGGTGGACCTGGCAGATGACTACGCCGCCGCGTGGGCGGAGTGGGACGCTGCCGGCGACGAATCGGCGTGGGATCGTACGACCCGCGACGGTCTGGCGACCTGA
- a CDS encoding phytanoyl-CoA dioxygenase family protein, producing the protein MSALIDTVTGAWQIRAMPATLIDQAHAEAYRNDGYLLLPDVFDDAALQPVRAAIDAEVDRLADRFHREGKVGSRHEDEPFNRRLVLLCEEAGEQVKIWELRTRAAVTPVLYDFVRHPALLDLMTALLGREVAWTGSFAVRLKLPETGETAFPWHQDTQYYGNPTRHLHVISVWIPLVDVDERNGCMHLLAGSHRWGLLGGARDDQRVVRMFEDVEQRAKPVVLPMRRGDLLAFSNLTCHASMMNTTNEMRWSVDLRYIVPEAAAARSEDERRGYATIYDHYRMRPITVASRDPDQVVPWEQIRNLVS; encoded by the coding sequence AAGCGTATCGCAACGACGGCTACCTGCTGCTGCCGGACGTGTTCGACGACGCGGCCCTGCAGCCGGTGCGCGCCGCCATCGACGCCGAGGTCGACCGGCTCGCCGACCGGTTCCACCGGGAGGGCAAGGTCGGCTCGCGCCATGAGGATGAGCCGTTCAACCGGCGCCTGGTGCTGCTGTGCGAGGAAGCGGGGGAGCAGGTGAAGATCTGGGAGCTGCGAACGCGGGCGGCGGTCACGCCGGTGCTGTACGACTTCGTACGCCATCCCGCGCTGCTGGACCTGATGACCGCGCTCCTGGGGCGGGAAGTCGCCTGGACCGGAAGCTTCGCGGTGCGCCTGAAGCTGCCGGAGACCGGGGAGACCGCGTTTCCCTGGCACCAGGACACCCAGTACTACGGCAACCCGACCCGGCACCTGCACGTGATCTCGGTGTGGATTCCGCTGGTCGACGTGGACGAGCGCAACGGCTGCATGCACTTGCTGGCCGGCAGCCACCGGTGGGGGCTGCTCGGCGGCGCGCGGGACGACCAGCGGGTCGTGCGCATGTTCGAGGACGTGGAACAGCGCGCCAAGCCGGTCGTGCTGCCGATGCGGCGCGGCGATCTGCTGGCGTTCAGCAACCTCACCTGCCACGCCAGCATGATGAACACCACCAACGAGATGCGCTGGAGCGTCGACCTCCGCTACATCGTCCCCGAGGCAGCCGCCGCGCGCAGCGAAGACGAGCGGCGCGGCTACGCAACCATCTACGATCACTACCGCATGCGCCCGATCACCGTGGCCAGCCGCGACCCGGACCAGGTAGTACCCTGGGAGCAGATCCGCAACTTGGTCAGTTGA
- a CDS encoding SDR family oxidoreductase, which translates to MSVRKQELEAGSIDLSGRVALVTGGGRSIGATICLVLARAGADVAVNYHTSGEEARNICARIEAMGRRAVAIRADVADGAQCEELVREAEAAFGAVDILVSNSGTGQPHKIVDTTCAEWDRVMNVNARATFVLARTLLPGMMARRFGRFVTISSNIAVYGTGGGSFATYAASKAALIAMTKGIAHEGAPYVTANAILPCMIRKYRDVEEERSEPIRIDENQDLRWLGIPILARRRGEPEDVAHAVAFFASDAAEYVTGQSLHVSGGLFMP; encoded by the coding sequence ATGTCTGTCAGGAAGCAGGAGCTTGAGGCGGGGTCGATCGATCTTTCCGGCAGGGTAGCATTGGTTACCGGCGGTGGGCGAAGCATTGGCGCCACCATCTGCCTGGTACTGGCGCGGGCCGGGGCCGACGTGGCGGTCAACTACCACACGAGCGGGGAAGAAGCCCGCAACATCTGCGCCAGGATCGAAGCCATGGGCAGGCGCGCGGTTGCCATCCGGGCGGACGTGGCGGATGGCGCGCAGTGCGAGGAGTTGGTGCGGGAGGCGGAGGCGGCGTTCGGCGCGGTGGACATCCTGGTGAGCAACAGCGGCACCGGCCAGCCGCACAAGATCGTCGACACGACCTGCGCAGAGTGGGACCGGGTGATGAACGTCAACGCGCGCGCCACCTTCGTGCTGGCCCGCACGCTGCTGCCCGGCATGATGGCGCGCAGGTTCGGGCGCTTCGTGACGATCTCCTCCAACATCGCGGTGTACGGAACCGGAGGAGGATCGTTCGCCACCTACGCCGCCTCCAAGGCGGCCCTGATCGCCATGACCAAGGGCATCGCCCACGAGGGCGCGCCCTACGTCACGGCCAACGCCATCCTGCCCTGCATGATACGCAAGTACCGCGACGTGGAAGAGGAGCGCAGCGAGCCGATCCGGATCGACGAGAACCAGGACCTGCGCTGGCTCGGCATTCCGATCCTCGCCAGGCGCCGCGGGGAACCGGAAGACGTCGCCCACGCGGTGGCCTTCTTCGCCTCGGATGCCGCCGAGTACGTCACCGGGCAGTCGCTGCACGTCAGCGGCGGGCTGTTCATGCCGTAA
- a CDS encoding Fic family protein: MGTTWPLTDIAEYKGKQELYSRQSPQVLKALRDSATIQSVESSNRIEGVTVAHDRLHALVLGRAAPRDRPEQEVHGYRRALDEVHAGKTASLGVTPDTLLHLHALCQSASGDAGQFKRVDNDIVELRRGQAPVVRFRCVPAADTPAAVEELCDRYRYALDQDNIPPLIAIAALVLDFLCIHPFRDGNGRVSRLLTLLALRQHGYEVGRYLSLERLVEESRDAYYDSLYRSSQRWHDGKHEITPWFNFLFAVIRRGYVELEERVQQVKAPRGGKSALVLAAIRAQQGEFRLSDLERECPGVGRDWIRRILADLKKSGDVTCRGRGPGARWRAVTKNEGSSA, translated from the coding sequence ATGGGCACGACGTGGCCGCTCACCGACATCGCCGAGTACAAGGGCAAGCAGGAGCTGTATTCCCGCCAGTCGCCGCAGGTTCTCAAGGCGCTCCGAGACTCCGCCACGATTCAGAGCGTGGAGTCGTCCAATCGGATCGAGGGCGTGACCGTCGCTCACGATCGCCTGCACGCGCTCGTGCTCGGCAGGGCTGCTCCGCGCGACCGGCCCGAACAGGAGGTGCACGGCTACCGTCGCGCACTGGACGAGGTTCACGCCGGCAAGACCGCTTCCCTCGGCGTGACACCGGATACGCTGCTGCATCTGCATGCTCTGTGCCAGTCGGCGAGCGGCGACGCCGGGCAGTTCAAACGCGTCGACAACGACATCGTCGAACTGCGCCGCGGGCAGGCACCGGTGGTCCGGTTCCGCTGCGTGCCGGCGGCCGATACGCCTGCGGCCGTCGAGGAACTCTGCGACCGCTACCGTTACGCGCTCGACCAGGACAATATCCCGCCGCTGATCGCCATTGCCGCGCTGGTCCTGGACTTCCTCTGCATCCACCCGTTTCGTGACGGCAACGGGCGCGTGTCGCGGCTGCTCACGCTGCTTGCGCTCAGGCAGCACGGCTACGAGGTCGGCCGCTACCTCAGCCTCGAACGCCTGGTCGAGGAATCACGGGACGCCTACTACGACTCTCTGTACCGCAGTTCGCAACGCTGGCACGACGGCAAGCACGAAATCACCCCCTGGTTCAACTTCCTGTTTGCGGTCATTCGCCGCGGTTACGTCGAGTTGGAAGAGCGCGTGCAGCAGGTCAAAGCGCCGCGTGGCGGCAAGTCGGCGCTCGTGCTCGCCGCGATACGCGCTCAGCAGGGCGAATTCCGGCTGAGCGACCTTGAACGCGAATGTCCCGGTGTCGGACGCGACTGGATCCGCAGGATTCTGGCCGACCTGAAGAAGTCCGGCGATGTCACCTGCCGCGGTCGCGGGCCGGGGGCCCGTTGGCGGGCGGTCACGAAGAATGAGGGTAGCAGCGCTTGA
- a CDS encoding putative DNA binding domain-containing protein translates to MIDPAGRLALLLAEGEGQRLEFRQSLSRLDREIVAFANSSGGTVLLGVDDAGEVVGVDTSNRVRSEIQAIARNCDPSVQVEVANLGPGVLEVVVAEGVQKPYRCKEGFYLRQGATTQKLSTAEIRRLVLQAGDYHFDESVNRHFRYPRDFDRNRYRAYLQAAGIRIEARPEDLLASLDAAVPAAEGISFRQGGVLFFARDPQRYVKESHVSCVRFAGTERLDVLDRQEITGSPPELIEGAIAFTTRNIRTAYLVDARPQRRDVYEYPPVAIREAITNAVMHRDYHYDAAHVFVSIFADRLEVENPGGLFSGLSLADLGKRSVRRNRLVADLLFRARYVERVGSGIPRIRQALEENGNPPMEISASNFFVVTFRPRLDTESLLSGRQSRLYQFVAGRTRTTKEEAATFLAVSGDTALRELRVLRDAGLVERGGIGRAAFYHANARKTLNN, encoded by the coding sequence ATGATCGACCCGGCAGGCCGCCTCGCCCTGCTCCTGGCCGAAGGGGAAGGGCAGCGCCTCGAATTCAGACAGTCACTGTCCCGGCTCGACCGTGAGATCGTTGCATTCGCGAACTCCTCGGGCGGCACGGTTCTGCTCGGCGTCGACGATGCCGGCGAGGTGGTCGGCGTTGACACCTCCAACCGCGTGCGCAGCGAGATACAGGCCATCGCCCGCAACTGCGATCCCTCGGTTCAGGTCGAGGTAGCCAACCTGGGCCCCGGCGTGCTGGAGGTGGTGGTGGCCGAGGGGGTACAGAAACCGTATCGCTGCAAGGAAGGCTTCTACCTGAGGCAGGGCGCGACGACGCAGAAGCTCAGCACCGCCGAGATACGGCGACTCGTGCTTCAGGCCGGCGACTACCACTTCGACGAAAGCGTCAACCGGCACTTTCGCTACCCGCGGGACTTCGACCGGAACCGCTATCGCGCCTACCTGCAGGCCGCGGGAATCCGCATCGAGGCGCGTCCGGAAGACCTGCTCGCAAGTCTCGACGCGGCGGTGCCGGCCGCGGAGGGCATCTCTTTCCGGCAAGGCGGCGTCCTGTTCTTCGCTCGCGACCCACAACGCTACGTGAAGGAGAGCCACGTAAGCTGCGTGCGCTTCGCGGGAACGGAGCGGCTCGACGTGCTCGATCGGCAGGAGATCACCGGCAGCCCTCCCGAGCTCATCGAGGGTGCGATTGCCTTCACGACCAGGAACATTCGCACCGCGTACCTCGTGGACGCTCGCCCGCAACGCCGCGACGTGTACGAGTACCCGCCGGTCGCCATCCGGGAGGCGATCACCAACGCGGTCATGCATCGCGACTACCACTACGATGCCGCGCACGTCTTTGTCAGCATCTTCGCGGACCGGCTGGAAGTCGAGAACCCCGGCGGCCTGTTCAGCGGACTGTCGCTGGCAGACTTGGGCAAGCGCAGTGTGCGTCGCAACCGCCTGGTGGCCGATCTCCTGTTCCGCGCCCGCTACGTGGAACGCGTCGGCAGTGGCATCCCGCGGATCAGGCAGGCGCTGGAGGAGAACGGCAACCCCCCGATGGAGATCTCGGCATCCAACTTTTTCGTGGTCACCTTCCGGCCGCGGCTGGACACCGAGTCGCTTCTATCGGGCCGTCAGAGCCGGCTATATCAGTTCGTCGCCGGACGCACGCGCACCACCAAGGAAGAGGCGGCGACCTTCCTGGCCGTCAGCGGCGATACGGCGCTGCGCGAACTCCGGGTGCTGCGGGATGCCGGGCTCGTGGAGCGCGGCGGCATTGGCAGAGCGGCCTTCTACCACGCCAACGCCAGGAAGACACTGAACAACTGA